In the Nothobranchius furzeri strain GRZ-AD chromosome 15, NfurGRZ-RIMD1, whole genome shotgun sequence genome, one interval contains:
- the LOC139061485 gene encoding potassium voltage-gated channel subfamily A member 3, whose amino-acid sequence MRLQPRMDDHLSLLQSPPPSVTKTRGDNLVNHGYTETEADVMTVVACDNMLEESAALPGHHSLDRYEPDHECCERVVINISGLRFETQLKTLSQFPETLLGDPKKRMRYFDPLRNEYFFDRNRPSFDAILYYYQSGGRIRRPVNVPIDIFSEEIRFYELGEEAMEKFREDEGFIKEEERPLPENEFQRQVWLLFEYPESSGPARGIAIVSVLVILISIVIFCLETLPEFRDDNRDPITIAHVINGTLPFFISPFSDPFFVVETLCIIWFSFELLVRFFACPSKATFSKNIMNIIDIVAIIPYFITLGTELAERQGNGQQAMSLAILRVIRLVRVFRIFKLSRHSKGLQILGQTLKASMRELGLLIFFLFIGVILFSSAVYFAEADDPDSGFNSIPDAFWWAVVTMTTVGYGDMHPVTIGGKIVGSLCAIAGVLTIALPVPVIVSNFNYFYHRETDGEEQAQYLHVGSCQPLVDTEELRKTRSSSSSLSKSEYMVIEEHGMNSAFKQQPNFPTTAQNNSQNCVNINKKIFTDV is encoded by the coding sequence ATGCGTCTTCAACCGCGCATGGACGACCACCTCAGCCTCCTGCAATCACCCCCGCCAAGCGTGACCAAAACCCGAGGCGACAACCTGGTGAACCACGGATACACCGAGACCGAGGCGGACGTGATGACGGTCGTGGCGTGTGACAACATGCTGGAGGAGTCGGCGGCACTGCCGGGCCACCACTCTCTGGACCGATATGAACCGGATCATGAATGCTGCGAGCGGGTGGTCATCAACATCTCAGGCTTGCGCTTCGAGACGCAGCTGAAGACTCTGTCCCAGTTTCCAGAGACGCTACTTGGGGACCCAAAGAAGAGGATGAGGTACTTTGATCCTCTCAGAAACGAATACTTCTTCGATCGGAATCGACCCAGCTTTGATGCCATTTTGTATTATTACCAGTCTGGAGGGCGCATCAGGAGACCCGTTAATGTGCCAATTGACATCTTCTCTGAGGAGATCCGCTTCTATGAGCTGGGTGAGGAGGCTATGGAGAAGTTCAGAGAGGACGAGGGCTTTATAAAGGAGGAGGAGCGGCCGCTGCCAGAAAATGAATTTCAGAGACAGGTGTGGTTGCTCTTTGAATACCCAGAGAGCTCGGGTCCCGCCCGGGGAATAGCAATAGTGTCTGTCTTGGTCATTCTCATCTCCATTGTCATTTTCTGCTTGGAGACATTACCAGAGTTCAGGGACGACAACAGGGATCCGATCACAATTGCGCATGTGATAAATGGCACGCTCCCTTTTTTCATCAGCCCCTTTTCTGACCCTTTTTTTGTCGTGGAGACTTTGTGCATCATCTGGTTTTCCTTCGAGTTACTGGTGCGCTTTTTTGCATGCCCCAGCAAAGCGACGTTCTCCAAAAACATCATGAACATCATTGACATTGTGGCGATCATCCCCTATTTCATCACCCTGGGCACAGAGCTGGCGGAGCGGCAAGGGAACGGACAGCAGGCCATGTCGTTGGCCATTCTGCGGGTAATCAGGCTCGTTCGGGTGTTTCGCATCTTCAAACTCTCGCGTCACTCCAAGGGGCTGCAGATTTTAGGACAGACTCTGAAGGCCAGCATGCGTGAACTGGGCCTGCTCATCTTCTTTTTGTTCATCGGGGTCATCCTCTTCTCCAGCGCTGTTTACTTTGCTGAGGCAGATGACCCCGATTCGGGTTTCAACAGCATCCCGGACGCTTTCTGGTGGGCTGTCGTTACCATGACTACAGTGGGTTACGGAGACATGCATCCCgtcactatagggggtaaaattgtGGGATCTTTGTGCGCAATCGCAGGTGTCCTGACCATTGCCCTGCCTGTTCCCGTCATCGTCTCCAATTTCAACTACTTCTACCACCGGGAGACGGACGGAGAGGAGCAGGCGCAGTACCTGCACGTGGGTAGCTGTCAACCTCTGGTGGACACAGAGGAGCTGAGGAagacccgctcctcctcctcctcgctcaGCAAGAGCGAGTACATGGTGATCGAGGAGCACGGGATGAACAGCGCGTTCAAACAGCAGCCCAACTTCCCCACCACCGCTCAGAACAACTCTCAGAACTGTGTGAACATAAACAAAAAGATTTTCACTGACGTGTAG
- the kcna2b gene encoding potassium voltage-gated channel subfamily A member 2b codes for MTVATSDPADEAAHSGQPHDQYDLEPDHECCERVVINISGLRFETQLKTLSQFPETLLGDPKKRMRYFDPLRNEYFFDRNRPSFDAILYYYQSGGRLRRPVNVTLDIFSEEIRFYELGEEAMEIFREDEGFIKEEERPLPENDFQRQVWLLFEYPESSGPARIIAIISVMVILISIVSFCLETLPLFRNEENDNYNYPAPSMSNSTSNYYSSPYFTDPFFIVETLCIIWFSFEFLVRFFACPSKAGFFGNIMNIIDIVAIIPYFITLGTELAERPEDGQAGQQAMSLAILRVIRLVRVFRIFKLSRHSKGLQILGQTLKASMRELGLLIFFLFIGVILFSSAVYFAEADEPDSQFSSIPEAFWWAVVSMTTVGYGDMVPTTIGGKIVGSLCAIAGVLTIALPVPVIVSNFNYFYHRETEGEEQAQYLNIPSVPKASSADDLKKSGRSGSGSTLSKSDYVEIQETVNHSTEDFRPEAKKTGNCTLANTNFVNITKMRTDV; via the coding sequence ATGACGGTTGCCACCAGCGACCCTGCAGATGAGGCGGCACATTCAGGTCAGCCTCATGACCAGTATGATCTCGAGCCGGATCACGAATGCTGTGAGAGGGTCGTCATCAACATCTCAGGCTTACGCTTTGAGACTCAGCTCAAGACGCTCTCTCAGTTTCCAGAGACGCTGCTTGGTGATCCTAAAAAAAGGATGAGGTACTTTGATCCCCTCCGTAATGAGTACTTTTTTGACCGGAACCGGCCGAGTTTTGATGCTATCTTGTATTACTACCAGTCTGGAGGGAGGCTACGGCGGCCTGTCAATGTGACTCTGGACATTTTTTCCGAGGAAATTAGGTTTTACGAGTTAGGAGAAGAGGCCATGGAAATTTTCAGGGAGGACGAAGGCTTCATAAAGGAAGAAGAGCGACCACTGCCAGAGAATGATTTCCAGAGGCAAGTGTGGCTTCTGTTTGAATACCCAGAAAGTTCAGGCCCAGCTCGAATCATCGCCATCATCTCTGTCATGGTGATTCTCATCTCCATTGTGAGTTTCTGCCTGGAGACACTGCCGCTTTTCCGAAACGAAGAAAATGATAATTACAATTATCCAGCTCCGTCCATGTCCAACTCCACTTCTAATTATTACAGCTCACCATATTTTACAGATCCGTTCTTCATCGTGGAGACCCTCTGCATTATCTGGTTCTCCTTTGAGTTCCTCGTCAGATTCTTTGCTTGTCCAAGCAAAGCTGGATTTTTTGGTAACATCATGAATATCATAGATATTGTTGCAATCATTCCTTACTTCATCACCCTTGGCACAGAACTTGCAGAGAGGCCAGAGGATGGCCAGGCAGGTCAGCAAGCTATGTCTTTAGCTATCCTTCGCGTCATCCGTCTGGTGAGGGTGTTTCGTATCTTTAAACTCTCTCGCCACTCTAAAGGACTCCAGATCTTAGGACAAACTCTGAAAGCTAGCATGCGTGAGCTGGGCCTGTTAATCTTCTTCCTGTTCATTGGTGTAATCCTCTTCTCAAGTGCCGTCTACTTTGCAGAAGCAGATGAGCCTGATTCACAGTTTAGCAGCATCCCAGAAGCCTTTTGGTGGGCAGTGGTTTCCATGACCACTGTAGGCTATGGAGACATGGTACCAACAACCATTGGAGGAAAAATTGTGGGGTCTCTCTGTGCAATTGCTGGCGTGCTGACTATCGCCTTGCCCGTGCCTGTCATTGTGTCGAACTTCAACTATTTCTACCACAGAGAGACAGAAGGAGAGGAGCAGGCGCAGTACCTGAACATCCCAAGTGTGCCTAAAGCCAGCTCAGCTGATGATCTGAAGAAGAGTGGACGGAGTGGCAGCGGATCCACGCTGAGCAAATCTGACTATGTGGAGATCCAGGAAACtgtgaaccacagcactgaggACTTCAGACCAGAGGCCAAGAAAACAGGAAACTGCACATTGGCCAACACCAACTTTGTAAACATCACAAAGATGCGTACAGACGTGTAG